Genomic segment of Synechococcus sp. A18-25c:
AGCGCCAGTGCGGTGTTCAATCAGCTCAAAGATTGGATTCCCACCACTGCCTTCACCGTGGTGGATGGAGGCGGTGATGACACGCTGGATTTCAGTGGCTTTTCCTCCACGCAGCTGATTGATCTCAGACCGTCCGATGCGTCGGCCACCAATGTGTATGCCTCCAATATCGGCGGCAAAACCGGCAACCTCACTTTCGCTCCCGGAACGCTGATTGAAACGGCCATCGGTGGTTCTGGTGCCGACAGCTTCCGCGGCAACAGCCAAGACAACACTTTCGATGGCGGACTGGGTACCGACACCCTGCTGGTGAGCGGCTCTCTGAGCGATTATCTGCTAATCCTCTCTGGCAGCAGCCTCGTGCTGCGGGATTTGCGCAGCGGCAGCCCTGATGGCACCGACACGCTCACCAACATTGAGTTTGTGGACTTTAACGGCGACACCCGAGGCTGGTCGTCGTTGCTGGGGTTGGTGGACACCACCGCCCCCGCTATCAGCGGTCCTTCGGGGAGCGCCGGTGCTGCCACCGCCGTGGCATCGATCAATGAAAACAGCGCTGCAGTGGCGACTTTCACGGCTGATGAAAGTGTGAGCTGGAGCTTGTCTGGTGGTGTGGATCAAGCCTTGTTCGCCATCAACAGCTCCAGCGGTGCATTGCGCTTTGCTAGCGCTCCGGATTACGAGTCGCCGCAAGATTCGGATGCCAATAACAGTTACGTGGTCACGGTGCGTGCCACGGATCCGTCAGCCAATACCGCTGATCAGACGGTGACGGTGACGGTTCAGGATGTCGCCGAATCCTTGAGCAGCAGTGGTAGTGGCGGCGGCGGTGGCGGTGGCGGCGGTGGCGGCGGTGGCGGCGGTGGCGGCGGTGGCGGCGGTGGCGGCGGCGGTGGCGGTGGATCTATTGCTTCATCAAGCCAGGTGAATCAGGAAATCATTGGAGCTTCAGATGAATCACCAAAAATTCTTGGCACTGGCGGTCGCGATGTACTTCAGGGTGACTCCAGTCAGTCCTTGCCAGAAGTCTTTGAAGGCTACGCAGGCGATGACAGGATTTTGGGCTATGGAGGTGCTGACGAATTAAGTGGTGGTGCTGGCAATGATGATCTACATGGCATGAAAGGAAAGGATGTTGTGAAGGGTGGTAGCGGTAACGACACCCTTCGAGGTGGTCATGGTCATGACCTAATTCGTGGTGGTGGTGGTTCGGATTGGATTTGGGGAGGCGTCGGTAAAAATGAAATTTATGCTGGGGCTGGTGATCAAGCGGTTGATCAAATTTATGTGCCTGCTGATGCAACTCAAAACCAAGACTATGGAAATCCTGGTGGAGCTAATGCAGACATTTTGAACTCACTGGGTCTTGAGGATCAGATTTTGATTCACTCAGATAGTGAGACTCGAGGCGAGTTAGCATTTGCTGCTGTTGAGCTTGATCAGTTTTCAGGGACTGGTATTTATCTGGGAGGTGTGCTGGAGGCTCTGGTGGTTGGTGATTTTTCGGCCGATCAAGTGAGAGGGATGACCTCGAGTGGCGATTACACCTAGCGCTTGTATTGACTTTTTGGGAGGTTCCAATGTGAAAAGCCCCGCGTTGGCGGGGCTTTTGGGATCTTGTTTGGTTTGTTGGAATGTCAGGCGAAGAAGCCTCCGGTGGTCATGTTCTCGACTTGCGTGATGTTGACATTGGGGTTGACCACAATGGCTTCCAGCGTGTCGTTGGCGAAAATTCCGATGCCGACTGCATTGGTGCCGCCTGGGTCCAGAATTCCTGCTTGGAAGGAGAGGTCGGCATTGTCAACGCCATGGATGAAAATTTCGTCTTCGGGCCAGACTTCGTAGAGAAGGTCGCTGTTCACGCCGTCGGGATTGATGTTGATGGCGGAGTCAGCAGGTACGAAGATTCGATCTCGATCAAAGTCATTACCGGCGTAAACCTTGTTCTTTCCGACGCCTCCCCAGAGGTAGTCTGCGCCGGCAGATCCATCGAGAATGTCATGACCATGGCCGCCGCGGATCTCGTCATCTCCGAGTCTGCCGTATAGGCGGTCAGGGCCATGGTTGCCATGGATGAAGTCATTGTCAAAGCCGCCTTCAATGAAGTCGCCCTTGTCAAATCCCATCAGAAAGTTGTCGCCTTGATCCATGCCATAGATGTTGTCTGCACCGGTTAAATAGTCAGCAACGCTTCCGTAGTCCAGTGCTTCCTGCTCGCTGATGTCGATGTTGTTGATGCGAAAGGCAAGGTTGTTGTTTTTTTCGAACTCGACTTCGGTCCAGCGTGCTTCACCACTGGGTGTGAAGTATCCGTTTGGGGTGAAGGTGTCAAAGTCGTTGATGGTGGTTTCTTGGAAGAAGGTGAGGTCAGCCATGGGAATGATTGGAGTGTGAGTTGAGGGTGGAGTTGTTTGCCCCTCGATGAACACACCATCGCCGGATGAATTGGCTTGTTATGTGACCTGCTCCTGGTCTGCCTGTGAGATCGATCACAGGCTCATGAGTGGGTTGAAATTGTGCTTCGTCTGATGGATTGCGCTCAATGTTGATGAGCGTTTTGAGAGTTGTCTTGTTCTCTTGGCAGTTGCTTTTTGTTTGGGGAGACGAAAAGCCAGCGTGAGCGCTGCCGCTTGTTCAAGCGCAAAGGGGTTGAAAGCAGGACATAAGCCGGGTTCTGTTCTCCCTTCCGAGGAAGGGGGGCGATCATCTATCTGGGACCACCGTTGCCGGTGGCCTCGAGCGGCTCACAAAGGCGAAACGAGGCAGATGGCCAACCGTCGTTCCTAGGCCTTGCTCCCGGCCGGGGTTTACCGAGCCAGCACCTCTCGATGCTGCTGGTGCGCTCTTACCGCACCCTTGCACCCTTGCCTGTGCCGGCGAACCGGCCATCGGCGGTGTGTTTCTGTGGCACTCTCCTCACGGTCACCCGCACTGGGCGTTACCCAGCAAGCCTGGCCATCGGGGAGCCCGGACTTTCCTCAACCGACGCCGACACGAAGAGGGCGTGCGATCGCGATCACCTCACCTGCTTTCAGCCCCCATAATGACGCTTGATGGGGGCTGTAGCTCAGCTGGATAGAGCGACGGTTTCCTAAACCGTAGGTCGTGGGTTCGAGTCCCGCCTGCCCCGTGCCAACCAAGACGTCAGCCGGTATCCGCTACTACATTTGGTGGGGTGGTCAGGCGCAACGCTCTCGCTAGCGTTGTCGTAGTGGAACCGGCGCCATGACCCAGCTTCACGATCTCCGGTTGCGGCTTCTTGTTCAGCAGGAAAGCGAGCGCATCGCTGACTCGCAGCCTGCCGAGCTCGACCTCTCGGTTGTTCAGGCGCGCTGCCTCTGCTGGTTGGCCTTGCTTGCTGAAGCACATGAGGACCAAGCTAGTGACGCAGAGCGCCGTGGTGATACGGAGCAGGCCATGGGCTGGTTCGCCGACTCCATGCGCTTGCGCGATGTGATCCAGGTGGTCACCTCGATTGAAATTCCGCTGCCTGCTGTCACCGACAGCGATGACGACGATCGCCCTGGTGAGGGTGGGAACGGCGATGGGGGGATTTCCCCCGAACCGCCGCTCGCAGCCTGATCGGATGTCATGATGGTGCCTGAGCTACGGGTTGCCGGTGCCAGAAGAGCCTTGTCAGTGTCCTGACTGTCAACGCTTCTATCGGGAGCACGATCGGCTCATTCGTGAGAATCCAACTCTGCGTCAGCAACAAGAGTTGAGTTGGGCTGCGCTTCAGTCTTTCCGCACCCTCTCCGGTCGGGTGTTGGAAGACTTGCAAAAGCAGCATGGCCCTCGCGCCGCTGAGGGTCAGGTGCATGCCACCCCCAGTGGAGGTGTTGATGAACCTGCCGATGCCCTTCAGCAGGCAATGGCTGATCTGGAAAACATCAACGCGCACCTGTTTTCCATCGAAGCGCTGATGGAGCGCATTTTTGATGTGCGTGTGCCGGACGACATCGAGCAGAAATTCCGCGAGCTCGCCGGTGAGCTCGCGCCTGACCCTCTCAATGCCGACCGATTGCGCTTGAACCGTCTTCTGCATCAGACACCCGATCTTCCTGATCGCAGCTGAGGTCTGAAGATCACTCAATAAGGCCACTAAAAAGCCCCAGTGAATTTCACCGGGGCTTCGCTGTCGATGCTGAGGTTCTCAGCGCACGTCGCAGGTGATCTCCACGGGCATTGGCTCCACGTCCCAAATGTCGCGGCAGTAGTCGCGGATCGAGCGATCAGAGGAGAAGAAGCCGGTGCGGGCCACGTTCAGGAGGCTCATGCGGTTCCAGTGCATGCGATCGGTCCAGGCGCGGCTCACCGCATCCTGCGCACGCACGTAGTCGGCGAAGTCAGCCATGACGAAAAAGGGATCGTTGCCAGTGAGGTTGTCGAGCAGCGGCCGGAACAGTTCACCATCGCCGTTGCTGAAATGCCCCATCTCGATCAATCGGATCGCTTCCGCCAGCTCGGGCATCGCTGCAATGAGCTCCCAAGGCCGGTAGCCGCCCTGCTTGAGGGCCGCAATCTCTTCCACGGTTTTGCCAAACAGGAAGAAGTTCTCGTCGCCCACCCGCTCGCGGATTTCCACGTTGGCACCATCGAGGGTTCCGATCGTGAGTGCACCATTCATGGCGAATTTCATGTTGCCGGTGCCGGAGGCTTCCTTGCCGGCGGTGGAGATCTGCTCGGAGAGATCCGAAGCTGGATACACCTGCTCGCCCAACTTCACGTTGTAGTCCGGCAGGAACACCACCCGTAGTCGCCCATCCATGTCTGGATCGGCGTTCACTGTTTCGGCGATGCCATTGAGGAAGCGAATGATCAGCTTGGCCATGTAGTAGCCAGGCGCGGCCTTGCCTCCGAAGATCACGGTGCGTGGCGCTAGGCCATCGGCCTTACCGTTCTTGATCCGAAGGTATTGGGTGATTACCTGCAAGGCGTTCAGATGCTGGCGCTTGTATTCATGAATCCGCTTCACCTGCACGTCGAACAGGCTGGAGGGATCCACCAGTACCCCTGTGTTGCGGTGGATATAGCTGGAAAGCTTGCGCTTCACCGACAGCTTGGTGCTGCCCCAGTGCTCCAGGAAGCCATGGTCGTGCTGACGCTCTTCCAGGCCGCGTAGCTGTTCCATGTTGGTGATCCAGCCCGGACCAACGTGCTCATCAAGCAAGGTGGCCAGTTCGGGATTGGAGAGGGCCATCCAGCGGCGTGGGGTGACGCCGTTGGTGACGTTGGTGAATTTCTCCGGCCACAGTGCCGCGAATTCCGGCATCAATTGCTGTTTCACCAGGTCTGAGTGCAGCGCCGCTACGCCGTTCACATGGTGGGCGCCGATGGTGGCCAGATGGGCCATGCGCACCGCCTTTCCGCCTTCTTCATCAATGATCGACAGCTTGCGCTGAATGGCGTCATTGCCGGGATAGCGCAGACGCACCTGTTGCAGGAAGCGACGGTTGATTTCGTAGATCAGTTCCAGGTGGCGTGGCAGCAGGCTGCTGAACAACTTGAGGTCCCATTTCTCCAGCGCTTCCGGCAGCAGGGTGTGGTTGGTGTACGCCACCGAGCGGGTGGTGATGTCCCAGGCCTTCTCCCACTCCAGATGGCGGTCGTCGATCAGCAGACGCATCAGTTCTGCCACGGCGATGGCGGGGTGGGTGTCATTCAGCTGCACCGTCCAGTGCAGGGGGAAATCTTCCACCGAGAGGCCGCGCTCATCCAGGCTGCGCAGCATGTCTTGCAAGGAGCAGCTCACGAAGAAGTGCTGTTGCTTGAGGCGTAGGCGTCGCCCTTCATCGGTGCCGTCATTCGGATAGAGCACCTTGGAGAGGGTCTCGCTGCCCACCTTCTCTTCCACGGCGCCGTAGTAATCGCCGATGTTGAAGGCGTAGAAGTCGAAGCTCTCGGTGGCATCCGCGCGCCACAGGCGCAGCCGGTCGCAGGTGTTCACGCGGTAGCCAAGCACCGGCACATCATGCGGCACACCGATTGCGTGTTCGGAGGGAATCCAGCGCGAGCGGTAGTTGCCCTTGTCGTCGATGTAGCTCTCGGTGCGGCCGCCAAAGCCTACGAAGCAGGCCTGGTCGGGTTGAGGCAGTTCCCAGGGCCAGCCTCCCTTAAGCCATTTGTCGGTGACCTCCACCTGCCAGCCGTCGCGGATCAGCTGATCGAAGATTCCGAACTCGTAGCGGATGCCGTAGCCGGTGGCCGGGACTTCCAGGCTCGCCAGTGATTCCATGTAACAGGCCGCCAGCCGACCGAGGCCGCCGTTGCCCAGACCCGGTTCCTCCTCCACTTCCAGGATCTGCTGCAGGGATTCGATGCCAAACCGCTTCAGCGCTTCTTCGGCTTCCTCTTGAATTCCCAGGTTCAGCAGGTTGTTGGCCAGTTGAGGGCCAATCAGAAATTCAGCTGAGAGGTAGGCCACGGTTTTCTGCGGTCTTGCCCTGATGGCCTCCCGGCTGGCCAGGAATCGGGCCATCAACCGGTCGCGTACCGCATAACTCAGGGCCATGTAGAGGTCATGGCGACTAGCGGAGGGCGCCAATTTGCCCAGCGTGAAGAACAGGTGCTCCGTCATGCCGTCAAACACGGCATCAGCATCGAGGCCTGCGCGTTTCGGGTCGATGCTGCACCCGGGGGTAGGCAAACGCAGGTCGAGGGGCTCGGAGATGCTCATCGTGTTCCTGGAGATGGTTTGAGCTTGGCCAGGATTCGGTGGTCCGGGGCACTCCTTGTGGGTTTCCGGTCAGACCGATTCGTCCTGGACTGAAGGGGATACGCCGAACGTAGCCATCACATCGAGGTCTGAACCGTCTGTCGCCATCGATTCAAAACAAAGGCTCAAGCGGCGGAGCGAGGCGCTGTCGGAAGCGTCCTGATGAGCAGTGCGGAAACCCGTTTGCCGATAAGGTCCCGCGAGAGGACTCGAAGTTTGTAATGCTCGCTGCTGCGATGCCGCCGCTGCTCACGCCGTTGCTGGCTGAGATCTCAGCCCACGATTTTGAGATGGCAGAAACCCTTATCGGTGTGGCCCGTTTCGTGTTGATCTTCGTGGCGGCCCGAGTGCTGGCTGAGGTGCTGGTGCGGCTTCAGTTGCCAACGATCCTGGGTGAGCTGCTAGCGGGTGTGATCATTGGTGCCTCCGGCTTGCACCTGCTGGTGCCCCCGGACACCCATGCCCAGCTCAGTGAAGGGTTGTTGACCCTGGTGAGTGGGTTGGTGAGCATCCCGCCCGACTCCGTGGCCGAGATCTATAACGAGAGCTTCCCTTCCCTAGAAGCCGTCGCTGAAATCGGTCTCTATGCCTTGTTGTTCCTCACCGGTTTGGAGAGTGAGCTAGAGGAATTGGTCGCCGTGGGTGGTCAGGCCTTCACGGTCGCTGTGGCGGGCGTGGTGCTGCCCTTCGCGCTGGGCACCTGGGGGCTGATGGCCCTGTTCCATGTGGATGCGATCCCGGCGATTTTCGCGGGTGCGTCGATGACCGCCACCAGCATCGGCATCACGGCGAGTGTGTTTGGGGAGCTGGGCTACCTCAAGACCCGCGAAGGCCAGATCGTCATCGGGGCAGCCGTGCTCGACGACATCCTCGGCATTGTGATCCTGGCGGTGGTCGTGTCCCTCGCCTCCGGCGGATCTCTGGAAATTGCTCCGATTGTGAAGCTGGTGGCTGCTGCTGCTGTGTTCGTCGTGGCGGCCATCGGCCTCAGTCGCACCGCCGCTCCGGCCTTCGATTGGCTGATCGACAAGCTCAAGGCTCCTGGCGAAGTGCTGGTGGCCTCCTTTGTCATCCTGGCGCTGAGCTGCTTCGCTGCCACAGCCATTGGGCTGGAGGCGGCTCTGGGTGCCTTTGCTGCTGGTTTGATCCTCAGCAGCTCTAAGCACAACCACGCCATTCAGCAGGCAGTGCTGCCGATCGTGACCCTGTTCGCCACGATCTTCTTCGTGCTGGTGGGTGCCGGCATGGATCTGTCTGTGATCAACCCCTCCGATCCCTCCAGTCGCTCGGCGCTGATCGTGGCCGGCTTCCTGCTGGTGGTGGCGATCGTCGGCAAGATCGCTGCAGGTTGGGCCTTCGTCAGCAAGGAAAGCACCCGTCGCCTGGTGGTGGGTCTGGGCATGATGCCCCGCGGGGAGGTGGGCCTGATCTTTCTCGGTCTGGGCACCAGCGCCAAGCTTCTGTCGCCTTCGCTTGAAGCGGCGATTTTGTTGATGGTAATTGGCACCACTTTCCTGGCACCGGTGCTGCTGCGGCTGGTGATCGGCGGCGACAAGCCCGACGACGACGACAAGGTGAATGACGACGTTGCCGCCAACCCGGTGGGTCTGCTCTGAGGATTACTGCTTCTGAGCCAGGGTAAGGAACAGGCTCCAGCCGATGGTGATCAGGGCCAGGCTCGACGCCCAACCGGGGCCGAGGGCCCAGCCCAGCAGCAGCTGGATCACCAACCCCACCGCCAGGGCCAGCAGCAGGCTGCTGATCACCAGGGCGATCTGTCGCCAGGTTTCGTTCAGGGGCCCACTCTCGAGGCTGGCTTCAAAGCGGCCGAGCGGTGCGCTCAATGGCAAATAGAGGGCAATGGCCCAGAACAACCCACCGCTGAGTGTCGCTCCCTGCAGCAGCAGGCCTGGGGTCTCATCGAACATCGAAGCACTGTCGGCCCGGCAGGGCGAAAGGAGGTTGAACTGCCTAGCATCGCGCCCCCAAGATGCAGTTGTGGTGCGCGACGCTCAGCAGTCCTGGTGGACGTTCCAAGGGCATGCGGTGCATGGCCTCCGCGAGACGCCAGAAACCGGCCACCTGCAGCGTCCCGCGTTGCTGTTGGTGCATGGTTTTGGGGCTTCCACGGATCACTGGCGCCACAACATTCCGGTGCTGGCACGCACCCATGAGGTGCATGCGATTGATCTGCTCGGATTCGGACGCAGTGCCAAACCCGCTGGCCTGGCCTACGGCGGAGCCCTCTGGCGTGACCAGCTAGTGGCCTACGTGCGCGAATGCATTGGCCGCCCCACAGTGATCGCTGGCAACTCCCTGGGGGGCTTTGCGGCCTTGGCGGCGGGGGCGGCCCTGGGGGATCACGCCGCTGGCGTGGTGTTGCTCAATGCCGCAGGTCCCTTTAGTGATGAGCAGTCGGCAACGCCGGAGGGATGGGGGGCGATCGCCCGCCGCACCATCGGCAGCGCGCTGCTGAAAAGCCCGGTGCTGCAGCGGCTGCTGTTTGAGAACCTGCGCCGTCCGTCCACAATCCGGCGCACACTTAATCAGGTGTATGTCGACAAGACCAACATCGACGATTGGTTGGTGGAGTCGATCCGGCGGCCGTCGCTCGATCCCGGTGCCTTTGGCGTGTTCCGCACCGTGTTCGACATTCCCCGGGGCCAGCCCCTCGACGAACTCTTCGCCAGCCTTTCCACGCCGCTTCTGTTGCTCTGGGGCATTCGCGATCCCTGGATCAACGCCGCCGGGCGCCGTGCCAGCTTCCAGCGCCATGCACCAGAGGCCACCACGGAGGTGGTGCTTGAGGCGGGCCACTGTCCCCACGACGAGGTGCCTGAGCAGGTGAATGCCGCGCTGCTGTCCTGGTTGGAGTCTTTGGCGGCAACGCCCGTCAGCCCGAACACATCCAATTTCGAGCCGTCCCTGTAAGTTCCGGCCAGTCTCGGGATAGCCGGTCCTGTGGCCATGACCTTCCGCCAGCAGTCAGCTCCTTACGCCCACTGGGAGTTTGTGCATCCCACCAGTGGTGATCGTTTGCGGGTGGTGCCTGAGCGGGGTGGCCTGGTGACGGAGTGGCGCTGCAACGAGCGCGAGATTCTGTATCTCGACCAGGAGCGCTTCGCGGATCCCAGCAAGAGCGTTCGCGGTGGCATCCCTGTGCTGTTCCCGATCTGCGGAAACCTTCCCGGTGACCGTTTGCCGCTGGCCAGCGGTGATGTCACCCTCAAGCAGCACGGGTTTGCCCGCGACTTGCCCTGGACCATCGCTTTGCTCGACGACCAGAGCGGTGTTCAGCTCACCCTGAAGGCCACCTCTGAGACGCTGGCGGCCTTCCCCTTCCACTTTCAGGTGGGGATGGCCATCCGCCCCCTGAGCGGTGCTCTGGAGATCGTCACCACCATCCACAACCAGTCCGAGGCTGGTGGTGAGCCAATGCCCTTCAGCTTCGGTTTGCATCCTTACTTCGAGGTGTCGGATTTGGGCCGGACCCGCTTCGAGGGGCTGCCCTCCCGGTGCCTGAACCATCTGAAGATGGCCGAGGCGGACACCAGCGTTCAGCTGAGTCGCTTGCCGGAGGGCGTTGATTTTCTGACCCGTCCAGCGGGTCCGGTGACCCTGGTGGATGAACTCGCCGGCACGAGCCTGCAGCTGGACCATCAAGCGCCCATGGATCTCACCGTGGTCTGGACCGAGCCGCCGCGCGCCATGGTCTGTCTCGAGCCGTGGACCGGCCCGCGTCAGGCGTTGATCAGTGGTGATCGCAAGTTGGAGCTGGCCGCCGGTCAGAGCACCACGCTCCGTTGCCGCTACGTGGTCAGCTGAGGGTCTCTCAGCACAAGGGGGCTGCGACGCCGGGCAGACGACCACGGGCTAGTTGATGCTGGGGATCAAACTGGTGTTTGACCGCTTCGATCACGGGTTTCGATGGTGCGTCGAGCCACGCCGGTAGCCGTTGGTGATCAGGGATGTTCGCTGGTTGCTTCAGCACGACCATTTCACCGCCCAGGTTGAGCACCTGTTGGCGCAGGGCCTTCACCTGATCCGCGGAACTAACCACATCGCCGCTCTGCCAGGCCTCACCACTGCCCCGGCCTGCCGCCAGTCGCCAGTGCCAGCCGTGCAGTTGCTGGCAGGCTTCACTGGTCAGCAATGCAACGCAGCGTGCCGGGGGCAGGCAGAGGCGCAACAACCACGGCGTTGGCTGATCAATGCTGATCGGGTCGGGGACCGCTTCAATCCAGTTCTGCGGGCTGGTTTCAAGGCAGGCTTCGGCGGCCAGACGAGCGATTGGATCGAGCTGATCCTGCACGGCCTTATCGCTGATGCTGGCGACTCCCAGTTGCAGGCAGCAGTCGCCGGTGTCAGTGCGTTCCCAGTCGATCCAGTCGGGCGTAAAGCCGCTTCCCACCACCGTGGCGCGCACAGGTTCCAGCTGACGGGCTTCCCCGCGAATCAACAGAGCACGGCGGTGGTAGCGCAACGGCTGCACCCGCAGGGTCACCTCAGTGATCAGCGCCAGACTGCCCCAGCTTCCGCACAGCAGGCGCATCAGGTCATAGCCCGCCACGTTCTTCACCACTCGGCCGCCGGCATGGGCCGCGACTCCGTCGCTGCGCAGCAGGCCAATGCCGATCAGCTGATCGCGCACGCCCATGTGGCGCTGCCTCAGGCTTCCGGAGAGTCCACGGGCTATCAGCCCGCCCACCGTCCCGGCACTGGTGGGAGCTTGGAGGCTGCTTCCCCAGGGCCAGTCCACCGGCAGCCACTGCTGCTGCTCCGCCAGGAGGCCCTGCAGCTCCATCAGCGGCAGACCGGCTTGCACTGTGATCGTTAGGTCATCCACGGCATGGTCGATGACTCCTTTCAGACGTTGAACGCTGAGGTTCGGGCCCGTGTTCTGGAGTGGGGCGCTCCAGTCCAGGCGTGTGGTCAGTCCTGCCGGGGTCCAGGCTTGGCCATCGCTGTGCAGTTGTCGCGCCAATGCTCTGAGCTCGGCGACACTGTCGGGCAGCAACAGCGTTTCGGCGTGGGCGTCAGCGATGGTGGGCAGGGGATGCACGGGATGATCGTGCCATGACCATTGTTGTGATCGACGACGATCCCACCGGATCGCAGACGGTGCACAGCTGCCCACTGCTGCTGCGTTGGGATGTGAACGCCCTGCAGCGGGGACTGCGCCACCCCTCACCGCTGCTGTTTGTGCTCGCTAACACCCGGGCCCTGCCGCCGGAGGCTGCCGCGGCCCGCAACCGCGAAATCGTGGCGGCACTGGAGCAGGCGCTTCAGCGCGAAGATCTTGACCCCAGCGAATTGGTGCTGGTGAGTCGGGGTGATTCGACCTTGCGTGGTCATGGTGTGCTGGAGCCGCAGGTGCTGGCGCAGGAATTGGCCGATCGCTTCGGCTCTGTGCAAGCCACGCTGCATGTCCCGGCGTTTCTCCCCGGCGGCCGCACCACCGTGGATGGCGAGCATCGGCTCCATGGCCAACCGGTGCACACCACACCCTTCGCCCGCGATGGCAATTTCGGCTATAGCACCAGTCACCTGGATGCCTGGCTTGAGGAGAAAAGCGCTGGAGCGATTCCGGCCGGTTCGGTGCTGCGGCTGACCGGCGAGCAGCTCTCGCGAGCTGCCGCGTCACGTCGCCAGGATTCGGGAGCAGGTCAAGGACCCTTTCGGGCCTTGGTGTCCTGGTTGCAAGCACTGGATGGCAATCAGCCGGTGGTGGTGGATGCGGAGCACCAGGAGCAGCTGAATGCCTTGGGGGCGGCCGTGTCGGTGTTGCAGGGCCAGCGACGTTTCCTGTTTCGTTCCGCTGCGAGCCTGATCAATGGTTTGGTGGATGGCGGGGGGGAGCCCCTCGGCCCCCAGCCGTTGGATGCTGAAGGGCTGTCGGCTCTGCGGCGTTGTGATCCCTCGGGTCAGCCTCTCCCGGGGCTGGTGCTGGTGGGATCCCATGTGGCCCTCGCCGATCAACAGCTGGAGTTGCTGTTGGAGGATCCTCGTTGCGAGGGGCTGGAGCTGCCCGTGCCCCGCATCGCCCGGGTGCTGGAGGGCGGTACCCCGGATTTGCTACTGGCTGACCTGGAGCGTGAATGGCAGGCGCGCCTGCAGCGGCTGCTGGCCGATGGCCGGACGCCGGTGCTCTACACCAGCCGGGGTGAGCTGCGCTTCGGGGAGGGCGCCCATGCGGATCGCCGCCGTCTGGCCTTCGGCATGGACTTGGCTCGACTCACGGCTCGGCTCGCTGCCGCTTGCGTGCCACAGCTTGGTTATCTGATCAGCAAAGGGGGCATCACCACCGGAACAGTTCTCGCGGAGGGGCTTGGCCTAGAAGCGGTGCAGCTGGAGGGCCAATTGCTGCCGGGGTTGTCGTTGGTGCGGCCGCTGATCTGCGGAGAGTTGTTGGCGGACCCCTCGGCGGCAGCGGATGTCGCGGGTCTGCCGATCATCACCTTCCCGGGGAATCTCGGTGATGCCTCGACCTTGACGCAAGCCTGGCGCTGGATGGAGCGAGGCGTCTGATGGTGTTGTGCCTTGACTGGACTCGGCTTAGGCCGAAATCAGCTGGGCGCTTTGGGCCAGCAGTTCCATGGGGTGTCGTACCAATGCCGCATTGGGGCTGCCATCCAGATGCCGGCGCAGCTGCAGGGTGCAACCGATGTTGGCGCTGGCGATCAGCTCGGCACCGGTGCCGGTGAGGTCGTCGATCTTGATGCGCCCCAGCTCCGCTGCTTCGTCTGGCTGCACCAGGTTGTAGATGCCGGCGCTGCCGCAGCAGACCCCGGCCTCTGTAGCTTCCCGAAGCCGCAGATGAGGGATGGCCTGGAGCAACTGCCGAGGCTGGCCAGTGATGCCCTGGCCGTGAATCATGTGACAGGCATCGTGATAAGCCACGGCAAGGGGGCGAGCGGCTGATGCTGGGCTTCCATCGTCATGTTGGAGCGGCTGTAGAGAGGCCTGGAAGCCTGGATTG
This window contains:
- a CDS encoding cation:proton antiporter, encoding MLAAAMPPLLTPLLAEISAHDFEMAETLIGVARFVLIFVAARVLAEVLVRLQLPTILGELLAGVIIGASGLHLLVPPDTHAQLSEGLLTLVSGLVSIPPDSVAEIYNESFPSLEAVAEIGLYALLFLTGLESELEELVAVGGQAFTVAVAGVVLPFALGTWGLMALFHVDAIPAIFAGASMTATSIGITASVFGELGYLKTREGQIVIGAAVLDDILGIVILAVVVSLASGGSLEIAPIVKLVAAAAVFVVAAIGLSRTAAPAFDWLIDKLKAPGEVLVASFVILALSCFAATAIGLEAALGAFAAGLILSSSKHNHAIQQAVLPIVTLFATIFFVLVGAGMDLSVINPSDPSSRSALIVAGFLLVVAIVGKIAAGWAFVSKESTRRLVVGLGMMPRGEVGLIFLGLGTSAKLLSPSLEAAILLMVIGTTFLAPVLLRLVIGGDKPDDDDKVNDDVAANPVGLL
- a CDS encoding alpha/beta fold hydrolase; its protein translation is MRDAQQSWWTFQGHAVHGLRETPETGHLQRPALLLVHGFGASTDHWRHNIPVLARTHEVHAIDLLGFGRSAKPAGLAYGGALWRDQLVAYVRECIGRPTVIAGNSLGGFAALAAGAALGDHAAGVVLLNAAGPFSDEQSATPEGWGAIARRTIGSALLKSPVLQRLLFENLRRPSTIRRTLNQVYVDKTNIDDWLVESIRRPSLDPGAFGVFRTVFDIPRGQPLDELFASLSTPLLLLWGIRDPWINAAGRRASFQRHAPEATTEVVLEAGHCPHDEVPEQVNAALLSWLESLAATPVSPNTSNFEPSL
- a CDS encoding galactose mutarotase; protein product: MTFRQQSAPYAHWEFVHPTSGDRLRVVPERGGLVTEWRCNEREILYLDQERFADPSKSVRGGIPVLFPICGNLPGDRLPLASGDVTLKQHGFARDLPWTIALLDDQSGVQLTLKATSETLAAFPFHFQVGMAIRPLSGALEIVTTIHNQSEAGGEPMPFSFGLHPYFEVSDLGRTRFEGLPSRCLNHLKMAEADTSVQLSRLPEGVDFLTRPAGPVTLVDELAGTSLQLDHQAPMDLTVVWTEPPRAMVCLEPWTGPRQALISGDRKLELAAGQSTTLRCRYVVS
- a CDS encoding FAD-binding oxidoreductase; protein product: MHPLPTIADAHAETLLLPDSVAELRALARQLHSDGQAWTPAGLTTRLDWSAPLQNTGPNLSVQRLKGVIDHAVDDLTITVQAGLPLMELQGLLAEQQQWLPVDWPWGSSLQAPTSAGTVGGLIARGLSGSLRQRHMGVRDQLIGIGLLRSDGVAAHAGGRVVKNVAGYDLMRLLCGSWGSLALITEVTLRVQPLRYHRRALLIRGEARQLEPVRATVVGSGFTPDWIDWERTDTGDCCLQLGVASISDKAVQDQLDPIARLAAEACLETSPQNWIEAVPDPISIDQPTPWLLRLCLPPARCVALLTSEACQQLHGWHWRLAAGRGSGEAWQSGDVVSSADQVKALRQQVLNLGGEMVVLKQPANIPDHQRLPAWLDAPSKPVIEAVKHQFDPQHQLARGRLPGVAAPLC
- a CDS encoding four-carbon acid sugar kinase family protein; amino-acid sequence: MTIVVIDDDPTGSQTVHSCPLLLRWDVNALQRGLRHPSPLLFVLANTRALPPEAAAARNREIVAALEQALQREDLDPSELVLVSRGDSTLRGHGVLEPQVLAQELADRFGSVQATLHVPAFLPGGRTTVDGEHRLHGQPVHTTPFARDGNFGYSTSHLDAWLEEKSAGAIPAGSVLRLTGEQLSRAAASRRQDSGAGQGPFRALVSWLQALDGNQPVVVDAEHQEQLNALGAAVSVLQGQRRFLFRSAASLINGLVDGGGEPLGPQPLDAEGLSALRRCDPSGQPLPGLVLVGSHVALADQQLELLLEDPRCEGLELPVPRIARVLEGGTPDLLLADLEREWQARLQRLLADGRTPVLYTSRGELRFGEGAHADRRRLAFGMDLARLTARLAAACVPQLGYLISKGGITTGTVLAEGLGLEAVQLEGQLLPGLSLVRPLICGELLADPSAAADVAGLPIITFPGNLGDASTLTQAWRWMERGV